The DNA sequence GTAACAAAACCTGAAATCTTTGTTTTTTCCCCTTCCAACCTAATGGGCATTGTTTTCGTTATGTATGTTTCATATCCAACGTATATCTTTTTCCGCTGCTTGAATATGTGGTTGAAATATGCTCTCCTTACATTTCCCCTCTGGTATTTTCCAGATTCTATTTCTGCTATAACTTTTTTCAGGTTCCTTGAGCCTTCCTTCATATATGTTATGGCTGGTTTTAGCACATCCCTAAAGAACTTCTCGCTGCCGTGTTCTTGGACGTACTTGGATATTACGAGGAAAGACCTCTGGATCCTTGCTTCTGTTGCCGCAAGAGGATTTATCGTTGTAGCTATTATGTAATCAAGAGATGCATGCCTTAGCTCAAGCCCTTCTACATTACATTTCACAGAGTTGCCAAGCACGCGCTCATCTATGCTTATCGGCCCAATCCCTGTCGATGGTGTGAATATGTCCATCTTGTAATCATTTATGCGCATCAGCGTAAAAGGAGATCTGTAATTTATCTCTTCGCCACTTAGCGACATTCCGCCGCCTAATTTTATTGCATGGCGGTCCACCATGTTGTCCTCTACAAGCTCATGTTGCAGGGACTCGCTTAGCTTGATAGCTTCGCGATCTGTCATAACTACGTCTATATCTGAAGAGCGCGGATAACGCTCACATGCAATCTTTTCAGGACCGAGCATTATTGCTATTGCCGAGCCGCCGACAAGGACCGACTTTTCGCTTAGCAGTTTTAGCTGCTCCATGTCAAGGAAGTCGCTTATTTTGTGAGTTTTTGTTACCATTAGTTACATCTCGACTAAAGTGTATTACGCTTGTCCAAATATATATACTTTAATATGGCACACGAATATGTACCGCAACGCATAATATTTTCGGATACATTATCGTATTATGCACATAGGCAAGGATATCGAGCTTCTTGACGGGCTTCCGATAGCGTACATAAAAAGCATCAATGCGATCATAGTCGCTGATTTGCACCTCGGGTACGAGAGCCACATGGCCAAGAGCGGGGTCTTCATACCCAAGGCTAACCTGGGCAAGATACTCAAGGAGCTTAACAACGGGATTGCCAGGACAGGGGCCAAGCGCATAATAGTCGTGGGAGACATAAAGAACGAGTTTTCCAGCGTTGAGCAGGACGAGTTCAACGAGCTTTACGAGATAATCAAGTTCTGCAGAGGCGCAAACGTTGAGCTCGTGCTCGTGAAGGGCAACCATGACAACTTCATAGACAGGTACAGGGATCCGCTGAAACTGAAGACGTACAACGGCGAGGCGATGATAGGTGACTATTTATTCTTCCATGGGGACAAGTTGCCGAAGCTTACCGGCAAAAAGCCGAAGATGCTGATATCAGGGCACGAGCACCCTTCGATAGGCATAGTGAACTTTTCCGGAAGGACCGAGAGGCTCAGGTGCTTCCTTCTGGGAGAATACAGGAAAACAAGGCTGCTGGTGCTTCCCGCGATAAGTTACTTTGCCACCGGTACCGACATAAACCTGCGCCCCGAGGGAAGCCTGCTCTCCCCGGTGCTGAAGGAGATGGACTTGGGAAAGGTGCATGCAATAGCCTTCGGGTACGGCTCCACGCTCGACTTCGGAGCCATAGGCAACCTCAGGAAGCTTGCTCATGCATAGAACAGCCAGGGCAATACGTTTATTATGAGAAGGATTATGACGAACGCGCCTATAGTACCTATGAGGCGCTTGCTCCTTACGTTCACATGGTATATGCGCCATCCGTCAAGCCCGGGTATCGGAAGCAGATTGAC is a window from the Candidatus Micrarchaeota archaeon genome containing:
- a CDS encoding metallophosphoesterase, which encodes MHIGKDIELLDGLPIAYIKSINAIIVADLHLGYESHMAKSGVFIPKANLGKILKELNNGIARTGAKRIIVVGDIKNEFSSVEQDEFNELYEIIKFCRGANVELVLVKGNHDNFIDRYRDPLKLKTYNGEAMIGDYLFFHGDKLPKLTGKKPKMLISGHEHPSIGIVNFSGRTERLRCFLLGEYRKTRLLVLPAISYFATGTDINLRPEGSLLSPVLKEMDLGKVHAIAFGYGSTLDFGAIGNLRKLAHA